A window of Nicotiana sylvestris chromosome 8, ASM39365v2, whole genome shotgun sequence genomic DNA:
CCGAGGTTTGTCACATGCATTTCCTTTCAATTTACCATCCTTGTGTAAAATAGAGTTCACTTTTCGCTGCCAGAGAACATACTAAATCTTTCATATGTTCTTTAAATTTTTCTGCTGTGACGAAACATTTCAGAACCAGTCAGTTTATCATAGGCCTCAACAAATACTTAGAGACTGTTAAGCATGGATATTCAGTTGGCATGCGATTTAAGATGCAGTTTGAAGGAGAAGAGAGTCCTGAGAGAAGGTAGTGAGATATAAATGTCAATAAGTCTCGACTTAGATGTTAATTTGCCAACTGCTTAATACTGACCTGTACCGCGATTTTTCTTGGGCTATTCTCGTGTTATTTCTCAGATTTACAGGCACTATAGTTGGGATTGAAGATCTTTCCTCACAGTGGAAAGATTCTACATGGCGATCATTGAAGGTTTGGATAATTTGGTTAAACAGCAATATTTATTAGGTTCGGTTGGTAATCATCATTTTTTTCCCTCCATTCCAGGTTCAATGGGACGAGCCGGCATCCATTTCACGGCCCGACAGAGTTTCTCCTTGGGAAATAGAACCTTTTGTGGCTTCCGTTCCAAATCCACTTGTCCCGCCAATGGCAGGGAAGAATAAAAGGCATCGACCACATATTGAAACGAAAATTTCAGGTTATAACGAAAATTCTAAACAGCATGGTGTTTACTTGTGTTTGCTTaattaattttcattttcttaattAGTTTGCCTTTTTCCTGCTAGAACCTGCATCCTCAGTTGCATCAGCGGTTTGGAATCCTTCCATTGACTCGCCTCAATTTAACACCACTGGCATTAACAGCAGTACGCTAACATCTCATACAGACAGTGGTTGTGGTTGGCGGCTTCCTCATTTAAATGCTTCTTCAAGTATGCTTGTGGATGAGACAGAAGACAGTAAAAGTGCTTCAGCTTGGTCTGGTTATCCAAGCGTTTTGTCCTCGCAATTCAGTAAAGGGACTAATCAGCCGATTCTTAGTCCTACTGATGAAAGAAAATGTGAAACCATCACAACCTGTAGATTATTTGGTATTGACTTGAAAAGTACCTTAATCAGCACTGCTGAAGCACCACTGCCAAAACCAGCGAACATTTCTAATGTCTCCACCGAGAGAGCATCTCCAAACACAGTGCCTGCTGGTGATTCAGATCAAAACTCCGATCTTTCAATTGATTTCAAAGATCAAAAGCAAGGCCAGTTGCAGTTACTCCTAAAAGAGGTTCAAAGCAAGCAGAATTGTTCCACCCGGAGTCGCACCAAGGTAATAAATCAAAAGGCAGAAAATTTTAGTGTCACAAACTTATTTGAGTCTTGAAAGATATTATTAAAGCTCAAACACTTTTTTGCATGTGGAATTACTTGAGAAGGTTCAAATGCAAGGGGTAGCTGTGGGTCGTGCAGTGGATTTAACCGCACTGAAAGGATATAATGAGCTTATAAAGGAACTCGAGGAGATGTTTGAAATCCAAGGAGAGCTTCATCCACGAAATAAATGGGAGATCGTGTTTACAGATGACGAAGGAGATATGATGCTTATGGGTGATCATCCATGGCTGTAAGTTCTCTTTTCCACCAATTCAAGACCGAAATATAGAACCTAACCAATATATAAGATGTCTGCTACTTCCATATCTTAATACTATTTGCTCAATTACTAAACTGCAGAGAATTTTGCAATGTGGTGAGGAGGATTTTCATTGTTTCCAGTCAAGATATCAAAAAATGGAGTGCAGGAAACAAACTTCTATCGTGTGCAGACAATGAAGCGATTGCTTTCTAAGTTGAATCATTTTTTTCATCTCTTCGACTCGAGTCTCCAAATATCGCTTCTAAAGAAAAAGGGGTGTTAACATAGCACGACGTAAAACTCCCTTTTCATTCTTTCATGTTAGGTTGTTGGAAAGAGTTGCGGTTGTAAAATCATCGAGGTTTTAGCTACTTCATGCTCGGTTTTGAGAGCAGCTAAGTAATTTAACTGGTTGTAGTAGGAATCAACTAGTATAGGAATAGAAGTTGTGAAGTATTAGAAGTTGTGAATAGTTAATGGTGTTTCTAATGGAGGAGTCTGATGTTTTGTTTAGTGTTCTATGTATTCTGTAAATATTTTTGTGTCATTGTAAGAAGTCAAGCATTCTGTATCACAATGCATTGTCCTGTTAATTCTGcttcaacttaattaaatgagaTGGTGGAAATTGCTTGATGCCTATCCTTTATGTAGAGGGGACAATTTGGGCCCAAACTCATTTAATCTGCCCAAGGTTGGGTTGGTCGCTGACCCGCGCAATTGTTGAAGTCAGCCCATTTTGATCCAATGCATTTCAGGCCATCCAAAGTTGGGATGGAttagcccaaattgatccatAAGCAACTTTGCTAAAATATTTATGGAATACTTTTTTTTTTCCATATTTAATATGTTATATATGATCCCATAACAAAAGAAAAGGTCTTATTTGGTAATTAAGCAATTAATAACAAAACAATACACAATTAAAACTTGGTAAGAGTTGGGTGGTTGGGTTATGATCCAAATTTTAGCCTAATTTGACTCGGCCCAAGATATTTTTGGGCGGGTTAATGACCCACTCATTTATGAGTTAGCCAGTTTTCGGaatgataattgaaaaatagtcggCATTtgcaaaattattgaaaaatagtcactatgaaagttccagcataatatatcgGAGATtggtgcacatgtgtatgaatttccagcatattatgctggaacttttcgtgtgttGGAGATTACGCTgaaccagtatattatgctggaattccagtatattatgctggaagttcacttgtaaaaaatttgaactctagtgtattatgctggaatattttcttgattttgaacagtgttttcgttcaaatttatctttacatgaaaaatgactaaatttcaATTAGTTtagaaactgtggctattttcaattaccacttgtaaatctagctatttttgaattttacccCTCATTTATTGACTCAGTCTATGTTGACCCGCTGATTTGACACTCCTACCTTTTTGTATATACCCTTTAAAAAGAAATTAACAATTAAACTAGATTTATTTATTAACTAGCAAATGTCCGTACAAAATGATAGAGGAAATATAAAAAATAGCTAAAATTTATTGAATAATGCAAATGTTTTATAATAGCACGAATTTTGTGCATACAAGAGATGCCATTATTTAGAAGACTTTTAATTTTATCTTATTCTTCGTTATGCTACCGTAGAATCATTTTCCTTTTCGCTTTATACGGCAGTCTTAGGCctcatttattttttaaagattaaaacgtctgaatctgaatacacatttAAATATCAAgttgtgtattaagattaagatatctgaatatattaagatgtgtattaagatctgaatagaaataattaagattatttgatttttaacatctaaatgtataaaatttatctttatttgaaaattaataaacttaaaattcaaatgaaataacGAATcaaatattctatcaataaaatatatagtttttaaaaatatgatagttgttggtggtgatggctaacgggTGAATGCTGACTAGAGGCGGTGGTTGGTGGTAGTTTGGTTGATGATGTTGGTTCAtgctagtagctagtagtgattgATAGTGATGGCAATTCTGATTGAGGTTGGTGGTGGTGGTTGATGATAGTTAATAATAGCGCGTGGTGGTAGTAGTTTGTGACTGAGGGAGGTGGTGGTAGGTTATAATGATGGGCAATGTTGGTtgtggttgttgatggtgatggggtggtcagtggtggtagttgaggtggatgagtgttGATTGTGGGGAGAATGTTGGTGGTTGGAGTGGTGGGGATAGTGGGTGGGGATAGTTGATAATGGTGACGactatgattgaggatgatggtggcaTGTTGGTGGCGGCGGTggcatggtggtagttgataatgataGGCGGTGGCGGCAGTTAATAATAAATATatgtgatagcatcttaatgaaattaagtctctgttatTGATCTTAGTCATACAAACCTATTCAGATCCATTAAATGATTGTAAAGAAAAAAAGATCCATTAAGTGattgtaaagaaaaaaaaaacacacttaatgattaagatctgaataatcaAGATTCAGACTTGAAAAACAAACGCACTTAATATAtgagatctgaataattaagattcagatcTCCATTAAGTGCAATCAAATGAGGCCTTAGTGTTCCAGTAAAAAATTTACTATCCATTCGTGATAAAATAAATCAAATATCTGTTGTTTAGGCTATGTACACGTCTTTAAAGGTCTTTGTCCTCTATAATGGTTTCAATATTAACCTAAATAGCCGTCCATCCAATTGATTAAATTAAGGAATAGCTGGtatatgtataatttatgtataatttttgtataattatatataatccATACAGGGGCGTATCTAGCCTTATGGTATCGGGTTTATGTCAATCCAATACTTTTGATGCGGAGCataatttatgtgtaaaaattcattaatatTGCAACAAATAGTAGCTATGAAtctataactttaaaaatataatggattCTATGCTGAAAGCTCAGATATTGAATCCATTgagtttaaatcctggatccgcttATGAATCCGTATATAATCTATATAGTAGCTAAAAATAATGAATCATTAACGGGCCACACTGGATTGTACATGCCGTCAAATGGATGCGACCCACAAGGCTGGCCCAACCCAACCCGTTAGTTTGAAAGGATTGAGGTAAAAATTTCAGCCCATTTTAAACATGACACTATTAAGCCCAGCTTCACTTTAGCTCGGGACCTCGGTAGGGTTGGGCTGGGCTGCTCTATGAGGccgaagaataaaaataaaaataaaataaactaaaattaCTTAAATCAATAATCAACAATAATCAATATGTAAAAACAACACTTCCACAAAAGATATGCattaaacaaaaaacaaaaaatatataattcttTGACATTGCAAAGTAGAAGAatgttttttcttcttcaattaaaACATTTGTCTCTTAGTTCCTTCGAAGATACTTATTATTCTCTCGTGAATTACTAATCACTTGCCATTTTATGTCACACATTTATTGTAAtactcctcaaatttataaaagtttcaagataCGCTAATtatagaactaaattattattattactattatttttatcttaCCTATAGTgaaatatatgtatgtatatgtatatatatgtatgtatatacacttaaataattggataacaattaggaaaatattaataattttaatattattaattattaaaagtgaATATCATTAATTactagtaaaaaaaataaaaataaaatataaaaaggggaaaaaagggcCCAAAGCGCATGTTGAGAAACAAAAGGCTTAAAGCATAGAACCAAGTTCTATTTAGTCACGTAGAGGCAAAAAGGCTTAAAGCCTTTGGAAAAGAACGAGAGGTCTAAGAGCAAGAATAAAGTAGCGTATCGGTCATTGAGAGCTATTTCGTAGGACCTTTTTTAGGCCACGACTGAGGTAATTCTTTTTACGGAATTGTAAGCTATAACATCATTATATACTAGAATCTAACACCTAATAAGGTAAATTCATAGGAAGGTTTTACAAAACCTCAAGAACACCCATCAAATACGAGTTAAGTTTTTGGTATAAAAATTCTTCATTTTTATTGGATTGCTATGATGGGTTAAGGTTGTTAGAGGCAGTAAAGGATTGTTAGAACAAGACATCATCCCAAAACTTAGAAATTTAGAAGTTGAACCTAAAGTTCTTAGAGTTGACAAAAGATTAATGCTTTTGGGAAGTTGGATACTTATTGTGACTTATCATTATAGTATTTGATCGTTGAGTTGATTACAAGAATTAGAACTTACATTGTTGCTTGAAAGGAGaattgaggtgagttgatataaccctttactaaagtggtttgaCTCACAAAAGTACGCACataaggtgtttgatgaattgcataAAAGAGTTAATATATACTTAATTGGAGTAGTAAGTACCcattagcttagaattattttctagctaaagtttagatgattatttggatatatgtgcataaatttcaggtttttatgttattcttatatgccattttcatgttgaaaattcatgaaggaTCAAGTATCTTTATAAATATTTTTGAATGTctatttcattcttatgtcatGCCTTACATTTAAGGATACCGGTATGAGTATGTATaatagatttagacttgaaaagtcacaagaagaagttttagaaataaattttttttgaGAGTATTCTTTATTCTAAGAaagggtcatcgtccaggcctaggatcctgaccaaggcgttggcttcctgaaactacttgtgccaaagtaagCACACAAGCCGAGGGTCTCATTGCTGAtaatttacttagccatgctaaaGTATGAGATATGAttgctgagaaccatgaagcgagtgacacctcgtggattgggcctattcgatcaggttgggatcgaacccgtgccgatcacacggtgactgagacagaattaagtcaggaaagttggaactcccaaagtataaagtgaagtatttttttataagaaagaaaaagaaaagaatttcttttagaatattcataaactgctattatgcaattatttagaattattcttataagctttatgttttacatgcatctAGAACCTTTGCtcataatgtatatgttattaaattttcgccccctgttgttgagactcatTGAGTACAATGGATGATACTGCCGTTCTTTTTTaagaacctacgttggtctgcggtacaatgTAGGAACCAGATTTGCAGCCGAGAAGGCTACGGGTTAGGACTTCTttctcttccagtgctattggtgagctccacttttgttcgtggagtattccttagagtcatctttatttagttatttctttgttacTTAGACAAACGGTCAGAAAATCTCATTTCCTGAGCAGTGCGTCGGTTTATCAGTAGAGGTTTCATAGACATAATCGTTGGATTAAGATTTagatgtttttgataataacttagcagtatttcattagttactatgaataaagtttaggagttgatttatttaaatgtttaaattaatcaaaagtatttgattggagtattgccttgttgcatataaagtttggaggtataatagatttgataagcagagatggttcgctcggtcatgtttagtgatcgagtgtcAGTCCCgacttgttcagaaaatgggtcgtgacaataatagCCAATTGACAATCATACGTAGGCAGGTGCGGATCCATACTTAACGAAGCGGTGTCACGTAATATCGCTTTGTCGATTTTTTTTAACTAATTAGATGTATTAATACCGTGTGGAAACAGATAAGTTGGAAAAATGACATCACTTGACATAAACTGTCTTTTGGTACGTTGGTTATGTTCTTGATTTTGCTCTAAGAGGTTGAAGGTCTGAACTTCAACTAGCACATTGTTTTTTCAAATATTTGAGAGAGTCTCTACGGTTAAAAATTGTGATGAAGTAGAATTGAACTCAGAACCTTTTCTACTTAATACTCAACAAAATCAATAGACTAAGActatttttatctaaaaatatgataattgatgttattattCATGTTCTTCCATAAATTTCAACACCACGTAGGTGCCAAAATATCTGTCAATCTTGATAATAAGTCCATGTTTTGTAGAAGAGACGAATGTGTCAGTTATCAAGCCAATATTTTTAGGACTACTATTGGATTAACTTTTAATAGAACAACCACTTGGTCTCTATTCCTACTCAATTTACACTACTGGGCTGGGCTTAAACATTGTCATACACTACGAGTGTTATGTCATGGGCGACTTTTCAGCCATGCCCTATGACCCCTTGGgtgcgccccgtggcgtcctagcaagcctcccaATACCTAGCGCtacggacggccccgtggtcttggccgcgtcaagtgacaagcgcgcatgtacCTCTGTCGCCCCACTAATATCCCTCACCAGCGCCCAACCACAGACAGATgtcaacagcgccgcgcgcgcagaccctaataccaaagactatgctgctgaTAACAGACCTGTTTCTGCCTTATAGAAAACTAAGTCATTTTCATTgcaaatatagagtagttttattccatgtacttccattgTGTTTCTCTAgtttaatcaagtctagtcttgtagctttggtttatttttttaagaattattaggggggatcaagcaatcaaactttctagcaagcaaacaattctctgtactggtgtctctccccctcgacaccgcgttgcctttctgtaatagctttcattaatgcaatcaagctttctttcattctcaactctcatttctgttctctcaattgctcttgacattgatTTTCCCGTACGGCattgacaatctagtctagcgtacggaggggacctcagttggcagATAATAACTGCACTGACATTAGTTACTTAGCTTTACGtagcccttccaaggaatctcaggaaggcgccgtgTAACAGTTATAATGGAATGAATAAGATCGATTTACCTTAGTCAGAGGTCTCAAGTTTGAGCTATGAGAATGAGAAAAGTTTGGTAGGGAATACTTTTTTCCCCTACAATAAGCCACGGCCTTATATGCGACGTGTATCCGAATTAGTCGAAGCCCCATACACCAgatgggaaaccaaaaaaaaattatatttccaAAACGCCGTCCAATTAAATTATATTTCCAGCTAAATACAAGAAGACtgatgtgttttaggtccaaatacTTGGTAAACAAAAATGACACTCCTAGTTTTTTATATGTGGAATGTGACTACATAAATGTGAGGACTTGTCCACATAATAGATGAAAATGATAAATTGAGAGATCAGTATCGTCAAATCTTTTTATAACAGTATCATTTGTTTCGATTTTTTTTGCTGATATAATGAAgtatctttatatatatatatataatataaaaatcgattccgaaaaaaatataatttttataataaatTATTATTATATAAGGATGATGTTATAGAAATATCCGACTAATCAATATTTGCTATACCATTGAAAATTGAAGTATTTATAGAGATACCGGTAGTTCGAATCCCTCTCAATCTGCGAGGGGACATAAACATAAGATAATTTGTTGTTATTACGTAGCACAAGGCACACCAACTTTGACTTCTTGGAACAAtcataaattcttttttttaagaaaatctcCTCTAGATATAATCAACTTTCCTTGATATTAGTTATCCATTCATGTAATAACCTTAACATAATGGTCTAAAAATCataattgttataaaataaaagcaatgcagtaaaatgtaaataagaagagatagaaagaagggagaagtgttttcttctttcactttggtgtatctttccattgcaattacatggccttttataggcataaaaagtaaagatgatggacataaagtaggagatttaatctttaagttattcacaacatgggc
This region includes:
- the LOC104216418 gene encoding auxin response factor 9, which gives rise to MENNGCYQSQQQTNFSAKGKDDLYHELWKLCAGPLVDVPKDGERVYYFPQGHMEQLEASMNQELNLRIPSFNLQPKILCRVIHTQLLAEQDTDEVYAQITLMPEAAEQAEPTSQDPCLPEPQRPKVHSFCKVLTASDTSTHGGFSVLRKHANECLPSLDMNQQTPTQELIAKDLHGTEWHFKHIFRGQPRRHLLTTGWSTFVSSKRLVAGDSFVFLRGENGELRVGVRRLARQQSSMPSSVISSQSMHLGVLATASHAVTTQTLFVVYYKPRTSQFIIGLNKYLETVKHGYSVGMRFKMQFEGEESPERRFTGTIVGIEDLSSQWKDSTWRSLKVQWDEPASISRPDRVSPWEIEPFVASVPNPLVPPMAGKNKRHRPHIETKISEPASSVASAVWNPSIDSPQFNTTGINSSTLTSHTDSGCGWRLPHLNASSSMLVDETEDSKSASAWSGYPSVLSSQFSKGTNQPILSPTDERKCETITTCRLFGIDLKSTLISTAEAPLPKPANISNVSTERASPNTVPAGDSDQNSDLSIDFKDQKQGQLQLLLKEVQSKQNCSTRSRTKVQMQGVAVGRAVDLTALKGYNELIKELEEMFEIQGELHPRNKWEIVFTDDEGDMMLMGDHPWLEFCNVVRRIFIVSSQDIKKWSAGNKLLSCADNEAIAF